CGATAGGCTCGGACGGCAGTTTTAGGGGACGCGGTAGCAATCCAGATCGGCGGCGTCGGCTTTTGCAGGGTGCGCACCGAAATCGCCGTTGGGGGTATCTGCATGTAGTGACCGCTGTGGGAGAATATCTTTTGCTTTAGACCCTTGAGCAAGATGTCGAGGTATTCTGAAAAGACGGCCGGCGCCTCATCTATATCGACGCCGAAGCGGTCGAATTCGAACTGCTGATATCCGGAACCAACGCCGAGTTCGAGTCGGCCGTTGGCAACGATGTCTGCAAAGCCGATTTCTGCTAGCAGGCGCTGCGGTTGATAGAGCGGCAGCACGCAGACTGCGGTGCCGAGGCGAATGGAACTCGTCAATCCGGCACAGTGGGCTACCATCAGCAAGGGCGACGGGACGAGGCTGTAGTTGTTGAAGTGGTGCTCGGCGAACCAAGCTGTGCTGAAACCAGCCTGCTCCGAAAGAGTGGTCTGCTCTATTGAGTTGCGGATGACGCTATCGGGAGATTGGTGATAGCCGCGCTGGGCGGCCAGAATAAAGGTTGCGAACTCCATGGTGTCTCCTTGTTTGCGGATAGGGACGTGCAGCTCGTGATTGGCCCGGGCGGTCAGTCCGCGCATCTAGTGCTTGGAACGGCCTCGATTCACGAGCATGCTCCCATCATCGACGAAACGACTGGTCGCCGGGTCTGATTGCGCCAGAGCGCCACAGCTGAAACGTGGAAATCCTCAGCTTCGAGTCGCCAAACCCAGTCGCCTCGCCGCTCGCCGACGCCACTTATTCTCCGCGGAAATCGTCCCATCGAGTTCGCTGGGGAACCCTGCGTCTCTGGACGCGGTCCAGCCTCCGTCCACGTGCAGGACCGAGCCGCTGATGTAGGAGGCATCAGACGAGGCCAGGAAGTAGGCAGCTTCGGCGACTTCTTCCGGGTCCCCGGCCCTACCCAAGGGGATCCCCTGTCCGAGCGATGTCTGGTCCATGCCGGTTGTCGTTTCCGACTGGATGCCGCCAGACGCGCGGATGTGGCCTGGAGCGACCGTGGCTGTCCGGATCCCAAGAGGCCCGAATTCGGCCGCCATGCACCGGGTAAGCATGTCTATGCCAGCATTGTATGCGCCGCGGGCATGACTCGTCGCGACAGGTAAGGGGCTGCAACTTGACCCGAGATTCAGGATTACGCTGCCAGGTCGCATCGATACCGCGGCCTCGCGCACGCAGGTGAAGGCACCAGTAAGATTGACATCGAGAATGTCTTTGAGGTCTCCCGGCGCCTCATCAATATCGGAGACGAGTGTGTCATTCATGCCAGCACCGTTGACGAAGACGTCGATGTGGCCGAAGCGCTCCCGCAATTCTTGGAAGAGCGCGACGACCTCGCTCTCGACTGTCCTGTCCACCCGTCTTGACAGGTGCCTGTCACCGAGCAAGTCAGCGAGCTTTGCCGCTGCACCACCGTCTCCATCAGCGATCACGACCGTGTCGCCGTTCGCGGCAAAGCGGTGAGCGATGGCCGCGCCTATGCCTTTAGCGCCGCCCATGACGACTACCGTTCGCGCATCGGTGCCTTCGATCGGGCGTGAGAGCTCTGCTCCGGGCGCCCCACCCCGCGCCGGGTACGCACCCCCCGGCTGGTTGAATGACATCCAGCCACCATCGACCACAAGCGTCGTTCCGGTGATGTAACCTGCCTGTTCGCTGGCCAGAAAACGCACAGCCCGCGCGATCTCGTCGGGACGAGCCAGTCGGCCTATTGGTACGCGGCGCCTTATTGCGCCGACGTCGACCTTGCCAGTTCGCTCTAGTTCCGCGACCATTGGCGTGCGAACGTAACCTGGCGCTACCGCTGTCACGCGGATGCCGCGCGAAGCCCATGCGCACGCCAGCGATTTCGTGATTGAGATCAGAGCCGCTTTCGAAGCGGCGTAGCCATTGCGCTTCGGGTTGCCAAGGAGGCCAGCCATCGAAGCAACATTGACGATGGCGGCGCCAGGTTTCATCAGCTTCGCGGCTTGGCACGCCATCGAATACGGCCCGATGAGGTTTACTGCTAGAGCGCGTTGAAAATCTTCGACACGAGTATCGGCGGTCGCAGCCATGGTAGGCCCTATCCCTGCATTATTGACAAGCACTCCAATGTGCGAGAATCGTTCTGCGAGAAGGGTATGGAATGCGACGACATCGTCCTCTCGCGACACGTCCAGCTCAAGGCCGAGGTGGGGCTGACCGAGATCACGGCCTAGTTCAATGACGCCGCTGCGCGGGAGGTCCACCGCGACGACAGTGTCTCCATTCGTAGCGAAAGTATCGACCAGCGCACGGCCGATACCCCCTGCGGCACCTGTGACGATGATGACCCGTCCCGACTGAACCGAGCAATCGTCAAGGCGCGTCCTCTCCGCACAAGCGCTGGCAGCAGGAAACGGAGCGTAGCGTCGTATCATGGTTCTTCTTCTCCACTGGCAATCGGGTTCTTTGGATGATTTTTCGGGGGAGTGCGCCGCTTCGAAAGTTCGTAGACGGGATCATTCGGATACGGTGCCCCAATCGGCTGGCGAAGACCGAACCGCTCTGTTTCCGAAGACGTCGGAGGCCTCTGTTCTTCGACCCAATCATAGACCACAGCGCGTTCGGCGATGCGCCACTCCCCTTCCCGTTTCTGAAACAGATCACAGTAGCGTCCGCACAGGAGCACCTGCTTCATCTCGCCTGACTCGTGGGGACCGCGCTGCAGCGCGGTGAAGTAGCTCTCGACGACGGCCTCTGCCGGGCCCAGGAACTCGATCATTATGTTTGCAAGCTGGTGGATGTTGCGCGGCTGGGTCTTGAAGTGGCTAAGCGCAAACTGAATGAACCCACCGGCAGAGCCGGAGTAACTCCCGTGATTGTCACGGGCATCGGGCCAATAGCAGCTGCGCAAAGCAGCCTCATCTGCCCGGTCGATTCCTCGACAGTAACGATAGAGACAGTCGCGGATTGCTTCTCGGTCGAAGAGTTGAGTTATGCTTGTTTGATTCATGGGCTCTATAGAGGTTCTGAACATCTATGAAGCGTGTCCACGGAGCAGGCTTTATCGGCAAGGATTCGCGCATCCGCCGCGCCATGCTCGCGCTCGGCCCGCAAGGATCGGAACACGGAGTCTTCGAGATTTCCCCAAAAGGGCTCTTCTACGGTCTTTCTCACCTTGTTCTTCCTTTCGTTTACGACGGTCCACTTTGAAGTGGCACTCGAACACTCGAGGCTGCAGGCGTGTGCTCACTGGCAACCTGCCGCCGCCGCCCAATGGGGCTAGTTCAAAGTTCATGCCAATTTGGCCGACAGGCCAGAACTGAACTTTATAGTTTCCTGTTCAGCTACTTAGCGCAAGGGCCCTAAACAAGCCTGTGTCGTAAGACCGACAAAGGCGACAGTCATCGTAAGGCCTTTCAAGCCGCTGTTAAGGGCACCGAGCGATGAGGCGTTCTGCGTGCTGGCCGGGGCCCGATCAGGCCCAAGTCAGAACGAGATCCTTGATCCCGAAGACATGACCGCCATGGGTAATCGGCGCAGTGCCTTCCTTGATGCGGAAAGCTGGGATGCGCGCCAACCATTCACGTAGGCCGATGACAATTTCTCGCCGTGCAAGGTGCGCTCCGAGGCAAAGGTGTGGACCATAGCCAAAGGCGGTGTGGTGGTTATCGTGTCGGGCCAGATCGATAGTGTTGGGGCACTCGAATTCATCGGGATCGCGATTACCAATCATCGTGGCGCAAGAAACATAATCACCCTTGCGGATCGGCACGCCTTCGAACTCGATGTCCTTCGTGGCCACGCGGATCATCTGAACGGTTGAATAGGCGCGCAGCAACTCTTCAGCGGCGAGCGCGACCCGATCCGGTTCATTCCGCAACAACTCCTGGTCCTTTGGATTGCGTGCAAGATAGGCCAAGTCAAAGGCTATGGCGGCTGCGACCGTGTCGAGTCCCGCGACCAAGAAAAGCACACCGATGCCACGGACTTCCTCTTCTGTTAAGGAGCGGCCCTCAATTTCCGCCTGCACGACGAAGGTCATGAAATCGACAGCTGGGGCCTTGCGGCGCCTCGCTGCAACTTCGTCAATGAAGGCAACGATCGATCGGGCTGCTGCCGTTCGCTTGTCCGCGTTGCCGTGGAGCAAATCGCTTACCCAGCCGACAAAGACTTCGGAGCGCCTCTGCGAAAGCCCCAGAAAGCTAAGGAAGACGCTGACCGTGAAGGGCACGGCAAAATCCTTCATGACGTCACAGCTGGTTTTCTCTGTCGCTATGCCGTCGATCAGCGCGCCTGCTCTGTCGCGGATAGTCGGCTCCAGTGCCACCACCCGCTTGGACGAGAACAGAGGTTCTAGCAGTGCACGAAACACGCCATGAGCCGGTGGATCCAGTTCGAGCGGGATGACCGGCCAGTGTTCGCCCAGTGCGGAGGCGAAGATGCTGCGATGGCTGGAAAAGGTCCCTGTATCCCGCAGCACCCGGCGCTGGTCTCTCGCGCGTGTGATGACCCAGGTGCCTCGTCCGTCGCGCGTGTTGTCAGGAGAGTAAAAGATAGGTGGGCCGTCATGAGCGCAAGCCACGGCAGCATGCGGATCCCCGTTAGGCGTCGGCGCCATGCCTGGCGAGGTGAAAAGACTGAAGTCCCGCACCAGTCCGGGCGGAACATGATCTGGAATGGGATTGGTCTTCACTCGCGTTCTCCTTCTGTCAAACACTCATCAACTGCGCCCGGACGCCGGCACGGTCTGGATCGTCGCCTTGCCTGCAAGGGCAGTTGCAAGCTGCGCTGGGGCAAGCTCGTTTTCCCATTTGGCCACCACAACCGTTGCAACCGCATTACCGATTAAGTTGGTGAGCGCCCGGCATTCGGACATGAAGCGGTCGATGCCGAGGATCAGCGCCATGCCGGCGACCGGTACCGACGGAACGACCGAGAGAGTGGCAGCCAGCGTGATGAAGCCGGCGCCGGTGATGCCGGCCGCACCCTTGGAGCTCAGCATGGCGACAAGCAAGAGCAGGATCTGGTCGCCGTAGGAGAGCGACGTATCGGTCGCTTGCGCGATGAAGAGCGCCGCAAGCGTCATGTAGATGTTGGTGCCGTCGAGGTTGAAGGAATAGCCGGTCGGGATGACGAGGCCGACCACCGAACGCTTGCAACCCGCCTTCTCCATCTTGTTCATGAGACCCGGCAGCGCGGCTTCGGAGGACGAGGTGCCGAGCACGAGCAGCAACTCCTCCTTGATGTAGCGGATGAGCGAGATGATCGAGAAGCCATTGTAGCGCGCCACCGCGCCGAGCACGACGAAGACGAACAGGAACGAGGTCAGGTAGAAGGTGCCGATCAGCATGGCCAGGTTGGCGATCGAGGCGATGCCGTACTTGCCGATGGTGAAAGCCATGGCGCCGAAGGCGCCGATCGGAGCGGCCTTCATGAGGATCGCGACGAGGCGGAAGATCGGCAGCGTCAGCGCCTGCAGGAAGTCGACGACGGGCTCGGCCTTCTTGCCGGCCGTGGCGAGCGAAATGCCGAAGAGCACTGAGATGAACAGCACCTGGAGGATGTCGCCTTCGGCGAAAGCACCGGCCAGCGTCGTCGGGATGACGTTTATCAAGAAGCCCGTAACCGACTGCTCATGGGCCTTCTCGGCATAGCTCGTGACCGCCTTCGCATCGAGCGAAGCCGGGTCGATATGCATGCCGGCGCCTGGCTGCACCACATTCGCGATCATCAGGCCGACGACGAGCGCCAGCGTCGAGAAGGTCAGAAAGTAGATCATCGCCTTGCCGGCGACGCGGCCGACCTTGGCGAGGTCGGTCATGCCGGCAATGCCGGTCGCGACCGTCAGGAAGATGACTGGCGCGATGATCATCTTGACGAGCTTGATGAAGGCGTCGCCGAGTGGCTTCAATTGGGTGCCGAGCTCGGGATAGAAATGCCCGAGCAGGATGCCCGCGGCGATCGCGGCCAGGACCTGGACATAGAGATGGCGATAAAAAGGTGTCTTGGCGCTGACCTCCGCGGAATGTTCTGCGATCAACATGATATCCTCCACATGGTGAATGCGTGTGTTGTCAACCGAGCATGATGAATTGGCGAAAAGGCCTCGCAGCGGTTACAGCCGGCGTAGGCGGCCCTATTTGACCTCCACGCGAACACTTTCGCCTTCCTCGGGGCAAAAGCAGCTCTCCAAGTCCTTGCATTCCCGGCAAGTGGGCGCCGTGCACAGCGAAAAGCCCTCAGCCTCACAGAGCTTGCGGTAAAGGTATCGCTTCCATCGCATGTTGTCGGTATTGCCGGCCGCAAGCGTTGGGAAATGTGTGGCGAGCAATCGGCTGAGTTCGACCCGATCGAAAAGACCAAGCTCCCTCCAGAGATGGTCGTGCCGCAGGGCACGGCGGGCTATGATCTTGGCGAAACGTACGCTTGCCGAATCGCCCGCTCGAGCATGCGCAAGCAGCAGATCCCGCAGAAGTTCCTCCTCCAGGCCGGGCTCCACATCGCTTACCTCTACCAAGCGAAATGCGTGAATAGTTGGGGCGGGGAAACTGCCGTTCAGAATGTCCCGCAGCTCGGCTTGCGTGAGGCCCGTTGCCTCTGTGGCAGTTGCCTCGCCGGCATCGATTTCCTCGAGTGCGCGCGAGAGGACACACGCAAGCACGTACTGATCGAAATCCATTTCGAGGTCTACAGGCGGCCAAGGCCCGAGGCCAAGCAGTTCAGATAATTGTCGCCAACCGGGCCGGTCGGACATTCTGACTCCGAGTGTTGCTCTGCCTTTCGGCAAAGTGCGGACTTCAGCTAGATTTGACATGTTCCGTTCCTTCCCTTTTCGTTCCACACACCGGAGCGCCCGCGAGGTGCTTGCCGCACGACAATTCTTGCCGCGTCGTGCCGGGGAAGTTTCAAAACTCGTGCCAATCGAGTCTGTTGAGGCAAAGAGTAACTTTGTGGTTGCCATTCAAGGACTAAATGAAGGTCTGCTAGGAGGCGCAGTTGAATGCGGCCGTGTCGGAAAGACGACAAGGACGATATGAGATGTCGGTTCCCTGCCAAAAGCAGCGGCCGGATTCTTTAACCGGACATCCTGAACCGTCGATCGGCAGTCTCCGGAAATTTCGGCTTTGCAGGCGGTAGCGTTGGTAGGTGCGAACGGCCGCGAGGCGATGGCGCGGCGGGTTGACGCCCTAGAAGGTGCGTATGCTGGGAGCTAATGCCAATGGCCGATACGCGCACACCAACATGGCGCGCGACAAAGCAGTCCTGTTGCAGCTTGGATGTCAAGTGGCACGGCGCTTGCTGTCCGCTCGTTGGCAGCCGACAAGCTGCCAATCAAGTAACGGTGTTTCGCAAGAGGATCCAGAGCCGGCGAATGCACCATTCTTGTGTAAGGAGCAATGCTGATGCCCATGGAAGAAGGAGCAATGCTGATGCACGTGAAAAAAAGAATCCCCTTCGTTGCCTTTCGCACGCGCGTTCGCGACGAGACAGTGGAGGGGCCAAATCCATACCGGTGGGAAGTCAAAACAACCGACGATTACTTCAGTGGCAAGCGCGTCGTTCTGTTTTCGCTTCCAGGTGCGTTCACCCCGACCTGCTCAACTCACCAATTGCCCGATTTTGAGAAGCTTTATGACGAATTCCGGAAGGCCGGAATCGAGTCGGTCTACTGCCTGTCAGTCAATGATGCCTTCGCGATGAATGCGTGGGGCAAGGCGTTGGGCGTAGAGAAGGTCAAGCTTATACCGGATGGTTCCGGCGAATTCACTCGCAAGATGGGCATGCTGGTCGCAAAGGACAATCTTGGCTTCGGGATGCGCTCTTGGCGCTACGCTGCCGTGATCAATGATGGCGTGGTGGAGCAATGGTTCGAAGAGGAGGGCTTCTCGGACAACTGCGAGTCTGATCCCTATGCGGTCTCTTCTCCGCAGAACATTCTTGAAACTCTGAGGACTCGCAATACCGCATCCGCCTCAAGCGGTCCTCGACAGGATTTTGATACTTCGGTGTGAACTTTCCAGCCCAACGTTCTGGAGCCCGGGCGCTGAGTTTGAGCCCCGCAGCTGGCGGGTCGCCACTAAACGGCCCTCGTCCATCGCACTCTCACTGATCCCCGCGTCGCGGGAAATCGGAGTTCTAGGGCCTCTGCAACCCGTCCCGGTTCGCCGCTCCTGGATACCTGCAACGGCACCCCGTCATCGTGTGGAGCTGCCCTGCCTCGCGGGGGCGGGAGACGCTCAACGCTCCCGCACGCCGTCATTTGAGAGACCATACCCAGACTACGGTAGTCGATAAACAAAAGTAGAGGTCAACAACCATGTACAAGATCGCCGCTTTAACGCTTGCGCTATGCATTCAAGGGGGAGCGGCACTCGCCCAGGCGCCGGTGAGCGAATCTGGCGCGGTGAATTCTCCGCTAGAGCCGGCCGATTTCGAGCGGGCGCTCACGATCGGCGATCGCTACGGCCGGCTCGCTGTCAATGTTCCCGATGGCCTTTTCTGGACAAACGAGGGCGAAGAGTTCATCTATCGCCGAACCACCCACGGCCGGCACGAGTTCATACTGGTCAATGCCGCCACGGGAGAGAAGCGGCCGGCCTTCGATCAGGTCCGCCTCGCGGCGGCGCTGAACAAGGCGAGCGGCCAGAGCTATGAGCCCGGCGATCTCCCGTTCACCCGTTTCGCCCTGACGGACGATGGTCGCAGGCTCGACTTCCTGATTAAACAGGGCCGTTGGAGCTGCAGCCTTGCGAGCTATGCCTGCACGTACACCAGCTTGGACCCAGCCGCTTCGCACTTTCGGCAGCTCAGGTACAACTACACGCCACCGGCACAGAATAATCCCGAGGAGAGGAGCCCGTCGCCCGACGGCAAATGGATCGCCTATATCAAGAACTACAATGTCTTCCTGCGCAGCAAGGATGGAACGCAGGATGTCCCGCTTAGCTGGGACGGGTCGGAGGGCGATTACTACGTCTTTTCGACGCTGAGCTGGTCTCCGGACTCTCGCCACATCGCGGCTTACCGCATTCGCCCGGGCTACAAGCGGGAGGTCAGCTATGTCAATTCGTCTACGACGAACCAACTCCAACCCGAGTATTCGTCAACAGTCTATCCCAAGGCAGGTGATGTCCTGCCGCTTCCGCAGCCGGTACTGTTCGACATTGCCAGCCGACGTCAGATCACGATCGACAATGCGTTATTTCCGAACCCTTTCCAGCTTTCCCCTCTCCGTTGGTGGGAGGATAGCCGCGGCTTCACCTTCGAATATAACCAGCGCGGCCATCAGCTCTATCGTCTGGTCGAGGTCGACGGCGCCACCGGTCGCGCGCGCTCCCTAATCGATGAGTCCAGCAAGACCTTCGTCGATTACCGGCCGCTGGTGAGGAACGAGCAGGATACCGGGAAGACCTTTCGTTACGATATCGGTGATGGGAAGGAGATCATCTGGGCGTCCGAGCGCGACGGTTACGAACATCTATACCTGTTCGACGGCCGGACGGGCGCGCTCGAGAATCAGATCACCCGCGGTGATTGGGTGGTCCGAGCAGTCGACTATGTCGATCCGATCAAGCGCGAGATCTGGTTCGAGGCGAGCGGGATGAACCCGGGGGAGGACCCCTATTTCGTCCACGCCTACCGAATCGGTTTTGACGGCAAGGGGTTGACCGAGGTGACACCTGAGCGCGGCAACCACAACATCGAGATGTCTCCCGACGGCCGCTATTATGTCGATCTCTGGTCACGCACCGATGTGCCTCCGCACATGGTGCTGTACCGCGCCAGCGACAATGCCAAACTGATGCAGGTCGAGACCGCCGATATTTCCGAGCTCCTTGCCGCTGGCTGGCATCCACCGGTCAGTTTCCATTCCAAGGGCCGGGACGACAAGACCGACATCTGGGGCGTCATTCACCTGCCAGCCGACTTCGATCCGAAGAAGAGGTACCCGGTGGTGGAGCACATCTATGCGGGGCCGACCGGCTCCTCCGTCCCCAAATCCTTCTCCACGTCGGTGGAGCCACTCACGCAACTAGGCTTCATAGTCGTTGAGATCGATGGCATGGGCACCAACAACCGCTCGCGCGCCTTCCACGATGTCACCTGGAAAAACCTGAAGGATGCGGGCTTTCCCGATCGCATCCTGTGGCACAAGGCGGCGGCGGCGAAGTTTCCGTGGTACGATATCTCCAATGTCGGAATTTTCGGCGCGTCCGCTGGGGGTCAAAATGCAGTTGGCGCGCTGCTTTTCCACCCCGAGTTCTACAAGGTCGCGGTCGCCAACAGCGGTTGCTACGACAACCGGATGAATCAAATGTGGTGGAACGAACTGTGGATGGGCTGGCCGGTCGGGATTGAATATCAGCAATCCTCCGACGTCGACAACGCCTACAGACTTCAAGGCAAGCTGATGCTTGTTGTCGGCGAAATGGACCAAAATGTCGATCCGTCCTCCACCTTTCAGCTTGCCGATCGACTCATCAAAGCGGGGAAAGATTTCGAAATGGTCTATGTGCCAGGTGCCGACCACGATGCTCCTGGCGCCTACAGCGAGCGAAAACTCCTGGACTTCTTCGTTCGCAACATTCTCGGGCAGAACCCACCCAACTGGAACGCTATACCGCTCGAACTGCCGAAGAACGAACCATGGCGACGCTGACAGCGACAGCTTCTGAGCGGAATGATCGGCAGAGCATGGGGCTTCTACTCACGCTGAAGCAAAACCGCCATGAAGCGTCTTAGAGGGTGCCGCTGGACAGCGCGAACGTCTCGTTCGCCACGCCAGCGGCACCATCCGTGCGCGTTGGTCGCAACTCCGCCCGAAAACGTGCGCCTTCCCCGGTTCACACACATCTGCGCTGTGACCGAACAAATCCGCGCCTCACAATCCGGCGCGGGATAATCGCCTCCCCATGCCGGCGACCACTGAGGGCCATACCCATCCGAATTTTCGCGATCACTCGCATACTGTCGGCTTTATCACTGGACCGAATAGCTTGACGCAGGGGATTGTCTCGGGGCGTATTGAGGTGGGACAATTTAGTCGATAGCGACCGGTAGCAGAACCCCGCTTCTCCCAACGTTCATCACGGGATCGAAGCTTGCGCGCGACTGAAAACCGGCTAGGCGGCCACCGAATACATAGCAGTCAATGCCATACGCCATTTTCTCGATCGACCGGCTTGGCGCGTGCAAAGCCGTAACGTCCCCCGGTCTGATGTACTCTTGAACAACGTACGGGTTGCGGGCGGCCCGGTCAATGTGTTCCTCCCATACATCGGAAGATGTGAAACGGCCAACCAAGACATCCTCGCCACGGCTCGCGTTAGAGGGCTTCAGAACAAGATTAGCCTTGTTCTGCCGGATGTAGCCGATGAGCTCGATCCTATCCCGTTCTGGGTCAGTCGTTGCTCCCGGTCTAACAACACGAGTCCATGGAACGTGTCGTGCAATCAGTTCGATCTGCTCGGCCGTAAAGTTCGAGCTGTAACGATCGTCGCTGAGTACAGCGAGGATCGCCTTGTCGGCTAACACCCACTGGGAGATCCAGGGGTTTATCGAAACCACATCTTGAGCCGCGCAGGCGTGTAGGTAATCGTCATGTTCCCTGGCTTCAATGAAGTCCCTGGCATCGAGTTTACTGTATATAAGCTCAATCACTTCGCCGTCCGGCCCGACAAGCCCACGAGGTGTTCGCTTGATCGCGCTAACATCCACCAACGCTGCTCTGGCGCCCGCGTGTCTTAGACCTCTCACAATCCAATCCACTTCATTTGCATATCGCCCGCGATAGTTGACTACGGCGGCAGTTCTGAGTTCGGTGCCGGTCACGGCTCGATAGGCAGACACCAACTCCTGGACAAAGCAGTTCGGATCCTTCGCGAAGGGCTGCTTGCTCACGTCCAGCGACAGACCACGTGTCAATGGATTGGGTATACGGCTCCAGATTTTTGCGGCCAGGCCGTTCTG
This genomic stretch from Sinorhizobium arboris LMG 14919 harbors:
- a CDS encoding glutathionylspermidine synthase family protein — protein: MTIATLPSISEADAQIERRVCELATSDPGSIWWGQDEFSDAIAEAGIHLEGRAYPVCLRPLAIASDLANHLSATAEALVKLLDVAAELYCCDEDIQDLFPAYRHLRQWITRLPEYRPIVTICRLDGLFGSDGYYKILETNATTPGGVIQNGLAAKIWSRIPNPLTRGLSLDVSKQPFAKDPNCFVQELVSAYRAVTGTELRTAAVVNYRGRYANEVDWIVRGLRHAGARAALVDVSAIKRTPRGLVGPDGEVIELIYSKLDARDFIEAREHDDYLHACAAQDVVSINPWISQWVLADKAILAVLSDDRYSSNFTAEQIELIARHVPWTRVVRPGATTDPERDRIELIGYIRQNKANLVLKPSNASRGEDVLVGRFTSSDVWEEHIDRAARNPYVVQEYIRPGDVTALHAPSRSIEKMAYGIDCYVFGGRLAGFQSRASFDPVMNVGRSGVLLPVAID